One Tubulanus polymorphus chromosome 5, tnTubPoly1.2, whole genome shotgun sequence DNA segment encodes these proteins:
- the LOC141906245 gene encoding uncharacterized protein LOC141906245, whose amino-acid sequence MVKRLDSETRYVYNRIIEDQLSRDFIERVHDDDETRGHYLPHHSVKKDSKTTPIRIVYDCSCRQSSVDPSINDCIETGPRLLNDLAAILLHQRTGHVALSSDIEKAFLMVKLDTRDRDYTKFFWLCDPSDPDSDFIVYRFKSVLFGAACSPFILNAVVKSHLEQYDSPVASDLKAKIYVDNVITSVENESEALDYYRESVKIMSDGGFNLCEWTSNSTALRELAENNNTLNRNEEVNLGMIWNITDDTLKYKQGQKPANIATKREVVKSVSNLYDPLGYLSPVHVSSKIFIQQLWLNDLKWDELLNDELEIQWRVLETDLHRVRREIEIDRQFFPGCVGNCSEPYEINCFSDASMKANGAVVYLHHGKSSIVMAKSRVAPLSQLTLPRLELMGALVGARLCKFVINSLGNTYKITDAILWSDSEIVLSWLKSDKKLQCFVANRVSEILSLPVSKFKYCPTQDNPADLLTRGTTTDKLKTSDIWWRGPSWLVNGDWPISRLNAAPDEICAEVLVQPEILRAQKHGVGSVIDIEKHSSLTRLLRKTALVRRYVNNLRIDKQSRLTEEISASEINTAEILWVKSIQSECFHIEMDQLINNNKRHEPLVKQLRLFIDESGIIRCGGRLHNALLPDSTKFPVLLPKNHWFTRLVVQFYHRRAKHCGTPVTVTQIRQVYWILNIRRNVYCILRKCTTCKFAQGRAYQSPVAPPLREIRVRDAPPFTVTGIDFTGELLVRNRHSNNESKCYIVLFTCASTRAVHLDIVTDMGTATFLRAFRRFVSRRSTPKQVVSDNQSTFECAAKEIRQLFNSPDVQRYFAGNRIQWDFTPKRAPWYGGFWERLVGITKMCLRKVLRRAFITEDELRTAVVEIEASLNDRPITYVYSTENPLDPTPLTPAHLLHGRMITTLPTWTSVDLDDPTYLSAVSEHQKRAKYLSSLLERFRKRWSDEYLVQLRERHTGTGKLSNQIKVGEIVLVHEDNVKRVKWKMALVERLLRGKDGLIRAADIKTANGRTNRPITKLYPLEVNHQPDDQPETDFDPVTDQNKDTLPKRRSAVAARENLKRWTADILN is encoded by the coding sequence ATGGTTAAACGACTAGACAGCGAAACCAGATACGTTTATAACCGAATAATCGAGGATCAACTTTCCCGCGACTTCATAGAGCGCGTACACGACGACGATGAAACACGTGGTCACTATCTGCCCCATCATTCCGTGAAAAAGGATTCGAAGACCACGCCGATTAGAATAGTCTACGATTGTAGTTGCCGCCAATCCAGCGTTGATCCGAGCATCAACGACTGCATAGAAACAGGACCCCGCCTCCTGAATGATCTAGCGGCCATCCTACTACATCAACGTACAGGTCACGTGGCCTTATCGTCCGATATCGAGAAGGCGTTCCTGATGGTCAAACTTGATACACGTGATCGCGACTACACAAAGTTTTTCTGGCTATGTGATCCAAGCGACCCCGACAGTGATTTCATCGTATACCGTTTTAAATCTGTTTTGTTTGGAGCCGCGTGTTCTCCTTTTATTCTCAATGCCGTTGTGAAATCACACCTCGAACAGTATGATTCACCCGTCGCCTCAGATTTAAAGGCCAAAATCTATGTGGATAATGTTATAACCtccgttgaaaatgaatccgAAGCTCTTGATTATTATCGCGAATCAGTTAAAATTATGTCCGATGGTGGATTTAATTTATGTGAATGGACAAGCAACAGCACCGCTCTACGCGAATTAGCGGAAAATAACAATACCCTAAATCGAAATGAAGAAGTTAATCTCGGTATGATTTggaacataacagatgatactctgaaatataaacaagGCCAGAAACCCGCGAATATCGCCACAAAGCGTGAAGTGGTTAAATCTGTATCGAATTTATACGATCCGCTAGGATATCTGTCGCCCGTTCATGTAAgttctaaaatatttattcaacaATTGTGGCTTAATGATCTTAAATGGGACGAACTGCTTAATGATGAACTTGAAATACAATGGAGAGTCCTCGAAACCGATTTACATCGCGTAAGGCGCGAAATCGAAATAGACCGTCAATTCTTTCCCGGATGCGTAGGTAATTGTTCCGAAccgtatgaaattaattgtttttCCGATGCTAGTATGAAAGCCAATGGCGCCGTCGTTTATTTACATCACGGAAAATCGTCTATAGTCATGGCAAAGTCTCGCGTAGCGCCGCTCAGCCAGTTAACACTACCACGCCTAGAACTGATGGGGGCACTTGTCGGTGCTCGTCTGTGTAAGTTCGTAATTAATTCACTGGGAAACACTTACAAAATAACCGACGCGATACTTTGGTCCGATAGCGAAATAGTTCTTTCGTGGTTGAAAAGTGACAAAAAACTACAGTGTTTTGTTGCGAATCGAGTCAGTGAAATATTGTCACTGCCCGTGAGTAAATTCAAGTACTGTCCTACTCAGGACAACCCGGCTGATTTACTAACCAGGGGAACCACCACCGATAAGCTGAAGACCTCCGATATTTGGTGGCGTGGACCGTCGTGGTTGGTAAATGGGGACTGGCCAATTTCCCGCTTAAACGCTGCGCCTGATGAAATTTGCGCGGAAGTGCTCGTACAACCGGAAATTCTACGCGCGCAAAAACACGGCGTTGGATCTGTTATCGATATAGAGAAACACAGCTCGCTGACACGCCTCTTACGGAAAACTGCGCTCGTACGTCGATACGTAAACAATCTCAGAATTGATAAACAGTCTAGACTAACGGAAGAAATTAGCGCGTCTGAGATTAATACTGCAGAGATACTATGGGTCAAGAGTATCCAGTCCGAATGTTTCCATATCGAAATGGATCAGCTAATAAACAATAACAAAAGGCACGAGCCACTAGTAAAACAACTGCGATTGTTTATTGACGAGTCTGGCATTATTCGCTGTGGGGGCCGACTCCACAATGCTCTGCTTCCGGACAGTACTAAGTTTCCGGTACTGTTACCGAAAAATCATTGGTTCACCAGACTGGTTGTCCAATTTTATCACCGTCGCGCGAAACATTGCGGAACACCAGTGACCGTGACTCAAATTCGTCAAGTTTATTGGATACTAAACATTCGAAGAAATGTTTATTGCATTCTTAGGAAATGCACAACGTGCAAATTTGCGCAAGGTCGAGCCTATCAATCACCTGTTGCGCCGCCGTTACGGGAAATACGAGTTCGAGATGCACCGCCGTTCACGGTGACAGGTATCGACTTCACCGGTGAACTTCTCGTAAGAAATCGCCATTCAAACAACGAGTCGAAGTGTTACATCGTTCTGTTTACGTGTGCTTCGACTCGTGCGGTGCATCTGGACATCGTAACGGACATGGGCACCGCAACCTTTCTACGCGCGTTCCGTCGCTTTGTATCGCGTCGTTCGACACCTAAACAAGTCGTTTCGGACAACCAAAGTACATTCGAATGTGCCGCAAAGGAGATCCGGCAACTCTTCAATTCTCCCGATGTACAACGTTACTTCGCGGGTAACCGTATCCAGTGGGATTTCACCCCGAAACGTGCTCCCTGGTACGGGGGATTTTGGGAACGTCTTGTTGGCATCACGAAAATGTGCCTCAGGAAGGTTCTACGCCGTGCGTTCATCACTGAAGATGAACTCCGCACCGCAGTGGTCGAAATCGAAGCTAGCCTCAACGATAGACCCATTACCTATGTCTATAGCACCGAAAATCCGCTAGATCCGACCCCTCTTACGCCGGCTCATTTACTACATGGCCGCATGATTACCACATTGCCGACTTGGACTTCCGTGGATCTCGATGATCCAACCTACCTTTCCGCGGTGTCTGAACATCAAAAACGCGCGAAATACCTGTCATCACTTTTGGAACGATTCCGGAAGAGATGGTCCGATGAATATTTAGTTCAATTACGCGAAAGACACACTGGCACCGGGAAACTCTCGAACCAGATAAAAGTCGGTGAAATTGTCCTAGTTCACGAGGATAATGTCAAACGCGTTAAATGGAAAATGGCTCTCGTCGAGAGACTATTGCGTGGAAAAGATGGACTGATTCGTGCTGCGGATATAAAAACAGCAAACGGTCGTACGAACCGGCCTATTACCAAATTGTATCCGTTGGAAGTAAACCATCAACCCGATGATCAACCCGAAACTGATTTCGACCCAGTTACTGATCAAAATAAAGACACTCTCCCGAAAAGACGTTCCGCGGTCGCTGcgagagaaaatttgaaacgaTGGACCGCCGATATTTTGAACTGA
- the LOC141906246 gene encoding uncharacterized protein LOC141906246, translating to MRGTNLPKLVLPNFNGNVLNWITFIDAFNSAVDQNNSISPIQKFQYLQCQLHGGALKTIEGLSLTNNNYGHAMDLLKERYGQKQKITNAYMSALLELKQPRYEVDSLRNFYDTIESHVRGLQALGTSEESYGSLLIPMIMNKLPLEVRTQIARNQPPSEDWKFTSLRNSIRREIEALEIGMGDHATHDLQPYQTSLFTRGHQRNRTEPRNRQQFRRERKCLFCGRPHEARDCTVVTDPTKRLEIIKTARRCFNCFGMHKLNECRSNFSCRKCQSKKHHTLLHEVFNNPRETDRKTESHQSIPTERNTNIRTAGPVLLKTAVADVAHGNDDHFEQAFILFDEGSTKTFITRDMADKLCLKIDSSEDINLVVFGDTAPCSRLFDQVTVKLKTKNGSILDLKALVTDTISSPMQTYSYNLKNLDYLSGLQLANPLTYTDYSYDLSILIGADYYWQLVENETVRGNGPTAVASKLGYLLSGPIVGQTKHNLQRAMFVKTDYRRESADSISSGISRLWVLNRRKTTPKKQSRSTTTVKTT from the coding sequence ATGAGAGGTACTAATTTACCGAAATTAGTACTACCGAATTTCAATGGGAATGTACTAAATTGGATAACTTTCATTGATGCATTTAATTCCGCTGTCGATCAAAATAACAGCATTTCACCGATCCAAAAGTTCCAGTATCTACAGTGTCAATTGCACGGCGGAGCTCTGAAAACCATCGAAGGATTAAGTCTCACGAACAACAACTACGGACACGCTATGGACTTACTAAAGGAAAGGTAcggacaaaaacaaaaaatcacGAATGCTTATATGTCCGCACTATTAGAATTGAAACAACCGCGTTACGAGGTGGATAGTTTGAGAAACTTCTACGATACCATCGAAAGTCACGTGCGCGGGCTTCAGGCTTTAGGGACAAGCGAGGAATCGTACGGCTCGCTACTCATACCGATGATAATGAACAAACTTCCGCTCGAAGTGCGAACTCAAATCGCTCGAAACCAACCACCGTCAGAGGATTGGAAATTTACTTCTCTACGAAATTCTATCCGTCGAGAAATTGAAGCACTTGAAATTGGAATGGGTGACCACGCAAcacacgatttacaaccgtaTCAAACTTCACTCTTCACCCGTGGTCATCAACGAAATCGCACCGAACCTAGAAACAGGCAACAATTTCGGCGCGAAAGGAAATGCTTATTTTGCGGAAGACCACACGAAGCCAGGGATTGTACCGTCGTTACCGATCCTACAAAACGACTCGAAATCATAAAAACCGCGCGAAGATGTTTTAATTGCTTTGGGATGCACAAGTTAAATGAGTGCAGATCGAATTTCTCATGCAGGAAGTGCCAAAGTAAAAAACATCATACTCTTCTACATGAGGTTTTCAACAACCCGAGAGAAACCGACCGAAAAACCGAGAGTCATCAATCAATTCCGACCGAAAGAAACACCAATATACGAACAGCTGGACCTGTACTGTTAAAAACTGCAGTAGCAGATGTCGCCCATGGTAACGATGACCATTTCGAACAGGCGTTCATCTTGTTTGATGAAGGTTCCACCAAGACTTTCATTACCCGTGACATGGCTGATAAACTATGTCTGAAAATCGACTCATCAGAAGACATCAATCTCGTCGTCTTTGGTGATACCGCGCCTTGTAGCAGACTGTTTGATCAGGTCACTgtaaaattgaaaacaaaaaatggcTCAATTCTGGACTTAAAAGCTCTTGTCACCGATACGATTTCGTCTCCGATGCAAACATATAGTTACAATCTGAAGAATCTCGATTACTTGAGTGGATTACAATTAGCGAACCCGCTCACTTACACCGATTACTCCTACGatttatcaattttgattGGCGCTGATTACTATTGGCAATTGGTTGAAAACGAAACTGTTCGCGGAAATGGTCCGACTGCCGTTGCTTCGAAATTGGGCTACCTGTTATCTGGCCCGATCGTCGGACAAACGAAACACAATTTGCAACGAGCTATGTTCGTTAAAACTGATTATCGACGCGAAAGCGCGGACTCAATAAGTTCTGGGATATCGAGACTCTGGGTATTAAATCGTCGGAAAACAACACCGAAAAAACAATCACGTTCGACGACTACCGTGAAAACTACCTGA